From the Nodularia sp. NIES-3585 genome, one window contains:
- a CDS encoding LysM peptidoglycan-binding domain-containing protein translates to MTLEKLTIKAEKNNPGDFADQFKVLFNPNQVEIVKTGWKMGENGPVASQELTQLSLDLFFDTTLIGFPPENVQNYTHKIFNLTQPRIGTSTKRPPRCKLIWGTISGKDSLLLPDGFLERVTKKLTHFLQDGTPVRATLNCTFKEWREPEKQAKIANLIDDPVRIVKRGETLSSIATEEYGDPALWRVIAKENRLTNPRNLNPGTVLTIPPLRTNSLTQRV, encoded by the coding sequence ATGACACTAGAAAAATTAACCATTAAAGCCGAAAAAAATAATCCTGGAGACTTCGCTGATCAATTTAAAGTTCTTTTTAACCCGAATCAAGTGGAAATTGTGAAGACTGGCTGGAAAATGGGAGAGAATGGCCCCGTTGCATCTCAAGAATTAACTCAACTCAGCCTTGATTTATTTTTTGACACTACATTGATTGGGTTTCCACCTGAAAATGTTCAAAACTATACGCACAAAATTTTTAATTTGACTCAGCCTCGCATTGGTACAAGTACCAAACGTCCTCCCCGTTGTAAACTGATTTGGGGAACTATTTCCGGCAAAGATAGCCTGTTATTACCTGATGGTTTTTTAGAACGTGTCACCAAAAAACTAACCCATTTTTTGCAAGATGGTACGCCAGTTAGAGCAACCTTAAATTGTACATTTAAAGAGTGGAGAGAACCGGAAAAACAAGCAAAAATTGCTAACCTCATTGATGATCCTGTCAGAATTGTTAAACGCGGAGAAACTTTAAGTAGCATTGCAACTGAAGAATATGGTGATCCTGCTTTATGGCGTGTTATTGCTAAAGAAAATCGCCTAACTAATCCCCGGAATTTAAACCCTGGAACAGTTTTAACGATTCCTCCTTTACGAACTAATAGCCTAACTCAGCGAGTGTAA
- a CDS encoding phage tail protein translates to MNPKFTLLKAALAAGSAFSFAGHDPYMAYNFVVEIGGVLIGGFSEVSGLSSEIDLESYEEGGLNDYVHKFPKHTTCPNLILSRGLVRIDLFYLWYQATSQGLVQQLSGTIFLLNSQQIPVMWWVFKKAYPVKWEGPQFNASSEEIAIERIELVHQGLSKLQRFA, encoded by the coding sequence ATGAATCCAAAATTTACCCTGCTGAAGGCCGCTTTAGCCGCAGGTTCAGCGTTCAGTTTCGCGGGACATGATCCCTACATGGCTTATAACTTTGTCGTGGAAATAGGGGGAGTTTTAATTGGTGGTTTTAGCGAAGTTAGCGGTTTAAGTAGTGAAATTGATTTGGAGTCTTATGAAGAAGGAGGCTTAAATGATTATGTGCATAAATTCCCCAAACATACCACCTGTCCAAATTTGATTTTAAGTCGGGGATTAGTCCGTATCGATTTGTTTTATCTCTGGTATCAAGCGACTAGTCAAGGACTGGTTCAGCAGTTAAGTGGGACTATTTTTTTACTTAATAGTCAACAAATTCCGGTAATGTGGTGGGTATTTAAAAAAGCCTATCCTGTCAAATGGGAAGGTCCCCAATTTAATGCCAGTAGTGAGGAAATTGCCATCGAAAGAATTGAACTGGTACATCAAGGACTTTCTAAGTTACAGCGGTTTGCGTAG
- a CDS encoding phage tail protein, with product MPTISNPHDPYYGYNFWVEWDGIVHAGFRECSGLTATRNAATYREGTDKALNQRQIPGLNTFGNITLKRGITDNQELWEWHKKLQNGQTDRRNLSIILADERGEERIRWNLEKCWPTTWNAPDFNATSDEIAIETLELVHEGITVG from the coding sequence ATGCCCACAATTTCTAACCCCCATGACCCCTATTATGGCTATAATTTTTGGGTTGAATGGGATGGTATTGTTCACGCAGGCTTTCGTGAATGTAGTGGTTTGACGGCAACGAGAAATGCCGCAACTTACAGAGAAGGAACAGATAAAGCCTTAAACCAACGTCAAATTCCGGGACTTAATACCTTTGGTAACATTACCCTCAAACGGGGAATTACCGACAACCAAGAATTGTGGGAATGGCACAAAAAATTACAAAATGGACAAACAGATCGGCGCAATCTTTCCATTATTCTCGCCGATGAAAGAGGAGAAGAAAGAATTCGATGGAATTTGGAAAAATGTTGGCCTACAACTTGGAATGCTCCAGATTTTAATGCTACTTCCGATGAAATTGCCATAGAAACTTTAGAACTAGTTCACGAAGGCATCACTGTTGGTTAA
- a CDS encoding phage tail sheath subtilisin-like domain-containing protein, translating to MLNLESKIPGISLNYVAPTPEPELLTGVPVFFGLTSLKEGVNEPKKLTLVTHFQQYFHQAGGYLEDAIKGFFENGGRLCYVIALPENTLNALQQGLETSEVLDNIDLVCFPDLTLGSDAQTFEMQQTILEHCEQMSDRLAILDAVNDIGKLDAQLQALSSHNGALYAPWLKVEHRDEPIPPCGHIAGVYASADRTVGVHGAPANIPLEGVLDLSFSLTSIQQQQLNPKIGSAINFIRSFPGRGMRVWGVRTLSPISEWQYINVRRLFLTFGRWANRNLADTVFEPNAFPLWVRLQRELSVYCEFLWRQGALQGTVPQEAFYVKCDAETNPPENREVGQVIAEVGLAPTIPGEFIKLLLVQSNNGISLT from the coding sequence ATGTTGAATTTAGAGTCAAAAATCCCAGGAATCTCGCTAAATTATGTCGCTCCTACTCCAGAACCAGAGTTACTCACAGGTGTGCCGGTATTCTTTGGCTTGACATCGCTAAAAGAGGGAGTGAACGAACCAAAAAAGCTCACCTTAGTGACTCATTTTCAACAGTATTTTCATCAAGCCGGGGGATATCTGGAAGATGCGATTAAAGGATTTTTTGAAAACGGAGGTCGTCTTTGTTATGTAATCGCTTTACCAGAAAATACTCTGAATGCTCTCCAACAAGGTTTGGAGACAAGCGAAGTTTTAGATAATATCGACCTGGTTTGTTTTCCCGATCTCACCCTCGGTTCAGATGCTCAAACCTTTGAGATGCAGCAAACCATTTTAGAACATTGCGAGCAGATGAGCGATCGCTTGGCAATTCTCGATGCTGTGAATGATATAGGTAAACTAGATGCACAACTACAGGCACTTTCTAGCCACAACGGAGCTTTATATGCACCTTGGCTAAAAGTAGAACATCGTGACGAGCCTATTCCTCCCTGCGGTCATATTGCTGGAGTTTACGCAAGTGCAGATAGAACCGTTGGTGTACATGGCGCACCTGCCAATATTCCACTAGAAGGGGTACTGGATCTCAGTTTTTCCCTCACTTCCATACAGCAACAACAGCTGAATCCCAAAATAGGATCAGCAATCAATTTTATCCGTAGCTTCCCAGGAAGAGGAATGCGAGTTTGGGGAGTGCGTACCCTTAGCCCCATCTCGGAATGGCAATACATCAACGTGCGGCGCTTGTTTCTCACCTTTGGACGCTGGGCAAATCGCAACCTAGCAGATACGGTATTTGAACCGAATGCTTTCCCTTTATGGGTGCGACTGCAAAGGGAATTAAGCGTTTATTGTGAATTTTTGTGGCGACAAGGTGCGCTTCAAGGTACTGTTCCCCAAGAGGCATTTTATGTCAAATGTGATGCCGAAACCAACCCCCCTGAAAATCGCGAAGTGGGACAGGTAATAGCAGAAGTTGGTTTAGCCCCCACCATTCCAGGGGAATTTATCAAACTTCTACTTGTTCAAAGCAATAACGGAATTTCACTGACTTAA
- a CDS encoding phage tail sheath subtilisin-like domain-containing protein, protein MPTYLSPGVYVEEIASGSAPITGVGTSIAAFIGTITTTSAVTNQINPSESSRVETVSVNQSNQTGEGKKKFELPKPTNLQDGEKLEYIENSAEFSVDGNKRTSFEVTVEDNTPFVSFTTEVPNSNPITGSFQITITSTISNSPTTAPELSTYNFKEVAGEKNGIGKSVSEGEIKLITNFSEFKKFFGDFLDVQENQGQNTLAHAVYGFFRNGGTRCYVTWITEESKVAGVLDAFEAIDEITIVAAPGNLDVRDDIKDHCEKMGDRIAILDSVDSIDLSSTGAVDTLKPFNSAYAALYFPWIQVFDPASNSNIYIPPSGHIAGIYARVDGQRGVHKAPANETILGALDLKYNLSKSKQDGLNPDGINVIRKLNGNIRVWGARTLGGDANGEFKYINIRRHFSYLRDSIDKGTQWTVFEPNTPELWAKIRRNVNAFLVTEWRKGALFGTTPEEAFYVKCDAENNPPEVRDLGQVVTEIGLAVVKPAEFVIFRLSQWSSGS, encoded by the coding sequence ATGCCGACTTATCTTTCTCCAGGTGTTTACGTTGAAGAAATAGCTTCTGGTTCTGCTCCAATTACAGGAGTAGGAACTAGTATTGCTGCCTTTATTGGTACTATCACCACAACATCTGCTGTTACCAATCAGATAAACCCCTCAGAATCTTCTCGTGTTGAAACGGTATCAGTTAACCAAAGTAATCAGACAGGAGAAGGAAAGAAAAAGTTTGAACTGCCCAAACCAACAAATCTACAAGATGGGGAGAAATTAGAATATATAGAAAATAGTGCCGAATTTTCTGTGGATGGGAATAAGCGTACCAGTTTCGAGGTAACGGTTGAGGACAATACACCATTTGTGAGCTTTACTACTGAAGTCCCCAATAGTAACCCAATTACAGGTTCTTTTCAAATCACAATTACTTCTACTATTAGCAACTCTCCCACTACAGCCCCAGAATTATCTACCTATAACTTTAAAGAAGTAGCAGGAGAAAAAAACGGAATCGGAAAATCAGTCTCAGAGGGTGAGATTAAACTAATCACAAACTTTAGTGAATTTAAGAAATTCTTTGGTGACTTTTTAGACGTTCAAGAGAATCAAGGACAAAATACATTAGCTCATGCGGTTTATGGCTTTTTCCGAAATGGTGGTACTCGTTGTTATGTCACCTGGATCACTGAAGAAAGTAAGGTTGCTGGAGTTTTAGATGCTTTTGAAGCTATTGATGAAATTACCATCGTGGCTGCACCAGGAAATTTAGATGTCAGAGATGATATCAAAGACCATTGTGAAAAAATGGGCGATCGCATCGCGATTCTTGATAGTGTAGATAGCATTGACCTCAGCAGTACAGGAGCGGTTGATACCCTCAAACCCTTCAATTCTGCCTATGCAGCTTTATACTTCCCGTGGATTCAAGTTTTCGATCCGGCCAGCAATAGTAATATTTATATTCCCCCCAGTGGCCATATTGCGGGAATTTATGCCAGGGTTGACGGACAAAGAGGAGTACACAAAGCCCCTGCCAATGAAACTATTTTGGGAGCATTAGATTTAAAATATAATCTCAGCAAATCCAAACAAGACGGACTCAATCCTGATGGGATTAATGTGATTCGCAAACTCAACGGTAACATCCGCGTCTGGGGAGCGAGAACCTTGGGTGGAGACGCAAATGGAGAGTTCAAATACATCAACATTCGCCGCCACTTTAGTTATTTACGAGACTCCATTGATAAAGGGACTCAATGGACAGTTTTTGAACCCAATACTCCCGAACTTTGGGCAAAAATCCGCCGCAATGTCAATGCTTTTTTAGTAACAGAGTGGCGCAAAGGGGCATTATTTGGGACAACGCCCGAAGAAGCTTTTTATGTAAAATGCGATGCCGAAAATAACCCCCCAGAAGTGCGGGATTTGGGTCAAGTTGTTACAGAAATTGGCCTAGCAGTAGTTAAACCCGCAGAATTTGTGATTTTCCGTCTCAGTCAATGGTCTTCGGGAAGTTGA
- a CDS encoding carboxypeptidase regulatory-like domain-containing protein: protein MLEMSISNRQVAIAGRVLEGETEKIISGALVEITVMPKIFKTQLSMKKLQYGSQWGKMWERIDRKITTRDGYFHFTNLPSGEYVLEISLPGSASGYNKVSKKLEVLSSLNGKIQTTMTDIVLSPTGIKGTVTDADDPKKLLENAKIQIKGTQNQTFSDKRGNYRLLGLESPQSGQRTITLIISATDYERVEKLLDIQAGEVIASQNLSLKHK, encoded by the coding sequence ATGCTCGAAATGAGTATATCTAACAGACAGGTCGCGATCGCAGGTAGAGTTCTGGAAGGAGAAACTGAAAAGATTATTTCTGGTGCGCTAGTTGAAATTACGGTGATGCCAAAAATATTTAAAACTCAACTATCCATGAAAAAACTTCAATACGGTTCGCAATGGGGTAAGATGTGGGAGCGAATTGACCGAAAAATTACCACCAGGGATGGTTATTTTCATTTTACCAACTTACCCTCTGGGGAATATGTTTTAGAAATATCTTTGCCTGGGAGTGCCAGTGGATACAACAAAGTTAGCAAAAAACTGGAAGTATTGTCCTCTCTTAATGGCAAAATTCAAACGACGATGACGGATATTGTGCTTTCCCCCACTGGAATTAAAGGAACAGTTACCGATGCCGATGATCCCAAAAAGTTGCTGGAAAATGCCAAAATACAGATTAAAGGAACTCAAAATCAGACTTTTAGCGACAAAAGGGGGAACTATCGCTTACTAGGATTAGAATCACCACAATCAGGTCAACGTACCATCACCCTAATTATCTCTGCAACAGACTATGAAAGAGTTGAAAAATTACTCGATATTCAGGCAGGAGAAGTAATTGCATCACAAAATTTATCACTGAAACACAAATAA
- a CDS encoding DUF4255 domain-containing protein encodes MLDALDTTLERLLKRELPPNVPSEDTEVFISFDTPYQGAIKKKPAINFFLYDVQENLELRSSRWLVERHSDGTVTKKRPPARVDCSYLITAWPQNEDDIQTEHQLLGEVMKVLLRYREIPETFVADNFEGQEIPLRLISLRPSNLQSFGEFWQAMGGKEGTRPKVVLHCTVTISVSVDAAEPEAGLVGVYQPNVQ; translated from the coding sequence ATGTTAGATGCTCTAGACACCACCTTAGAACGGCTATTGAAGCGAGAGCTTCCACCGAATGTTCCCTCAGAAGACACGGAAGTTTTTATCAGTTTTGATACCCCCTATCAAGGGGCAATTAAAAAAAAACCAGCGATTAATTTTTTTCTGTATGACGTGCAGGAAAATTTAGAGTTACGTAGCAGTAGGTGGTTAGTGGAACGTCATAGCGATGGTACAGTTACCAAAAAACGTCCGCCTGCTAGGGTTGATTGTTCATATCTGATTACTGCTTGGCCTCAAAACGAAGATGATATTCAGACAGAACACCAACTTTTAGGAGAAGTAATGAAGGTATTGCTGCGCTATCGAGAAATACCTGAAACCTTTGTTGCAGATAACTTTGAAGGACAAGAAATCCCCCTGAGACTCATTAGTTTACGTCCTAGTAACTTACAAAGTTTTGGGGAATTTTGGCAAGCAATGGGGGGGAAGGAAGGGACTAGACCCAAGGTTGTGTTGCATTGTACTGTCACCATCTCTGTTTCTGTAGATGCAGCAGAACCAGAAGCTGGACTGGTAGGAGTTTATCAACCCAACGTTCAATAA
- the obgE gene encoding GTPase ObgE encodes MQFIDQALIEVEAGKGGDGIVAFRREKYVPAGGPSGGNGGRGGSVIFVVDTNLQTLLDFRYKHLFKADNGGRGGPNNCTGANGKDLIVEIPCGTSVYDGSTGALLCDLVEPGQRFRVAEGGKGGLGNQHFLSNRNRAPEYALPGLPGEMLVLRLELKLLAEVGIIGLPNAGKSTLISSLSAARPKIADYPFTTLIPNLGVVRKPTGDGTVFADIPGLIEGASHGAGLGYDFLRHIERTKVLLHLIDATSEDVIGEYKTIKQELQAYGRGLAKRPQILVLNKIDAVDRETVDLEALATELNHLSLSPVFLISAVTRTGLEPMLQELWGILDQMNAADEEEKEMEVLR; translated from the coding sequence ATGCAATTTATTGACCAAGCACTAATTGAAGTTGAAGCTGGTAAAGGTGGCGATGGTATCGTCGCCTTCCGACGTGAGAAATACGTACCGGCTGGCGGTCCCTCTGGTGGAAATGGCGGACGTGGCGGTTCGGTGATTTTTGTGGTTGATACTAACCTGCAAACTTTGCTGGACTTCAGATACAAGCATCTTTTTAAAGCCGATAATGGTGGACGTGGTGGACCAAATAACTGCACCGGGGCTAACGGTAAGGATTTAATCGTGGAAATTCCCTGCGGTACGTCTGTTTATGATGGAAGTACAGGGGCTTTACTATGCGATTTAGTTGAACCTGGACAACGTTTTCGGGTGGCTGAAGGCGGAAAAGGTGGATTAGGGAACCAGCATTTTTTGAGTAACCGTAACCGCGCCCCAGAATATGCTTTACCTGGACTACCAGGAGAAATGTTGGTACTGCGCTTAGAATTGAAACTTTTGGCGGAAGTAGGGATTATTGGCTTACCAAATGCCGGCAAATCAACACTAATTTCCTCTTTGTCAGCCGCACGTCCCAAAATTGCTGACTATCCTTTTACAACTCTTATCCCTAATTTGGGTGTAGTCAGAAAACCCACTGGGGATGGTACTGTCTTTGCGGATATTCCCGGTTTGATTGAAGGTGCTTCCCACGGTGCTGGTTTGGGATACGATTTCTTGCGCCACATTGAACGCACAAAGGTTTTGTTACACCTCATTGATGCGACTAGCGAAGATGTGATTGGTGAATACAAGACAATTAAGCAGGAGTTACAAGCTTACGGACGAGGTTTAGCCAAGCGTCCGCAAATTTTGGTGCTGAATAAAATTGATGCAGTTGATAGGGAAACAGTGGATTTAGAAGCCCTAGCTACCGAACTTAATCACCTGTCTCTGTCTCCAGTTTTCTTAATTTCAGCAGTTACCCGCACAGGTTTAGAACCAATGTTACAGGAACTTTGGGGAATTCTTGACCAAATGAATGCGGCTGATGAAGAAGAAAAAGAAATGGAGGTTTTGCGGTAA
- a CDS encoding Mo-dependent nitrogenase C-terminal domain-containing protein, which yields MKTAVQSPYSSEQITAWLRGLLTIAWADGNFDPEEQQLITSLTEDELAPGISLDSLEVIQPEELAATLGKRTPAAENFTRTAVMVAIANGTYSPSEDQVMQQLYTALEQPQDILESLRHTLAPAKQISTLAAPAAPAQDVLCPLRDWLDGLEIQDPRVARFLCKMIPSQCPFERDITLFGRKIVHIPPLCQINPLYEQLVGLRFRALSYLADECGEDISPYI from the coding sequence ATGAAAACAGCCGTTCAATCTCCCTACAGCAGTGAACAGATTACCGCTTGGTTACGTGGACTGCTAACAATTGCCTGGGCAGATGGTAACTTTGATCCTGAAGAGCAGCAATTAATTACCAGTCTGACAGAGGATGAATTAGCTCCAGGAATTTCATTGGATTCACTAGAAGTAATTCAACCAGAAGAATTAGCCGCAACCTTGGGTAAAAGAACACCAGCGGCCGAAAATTTTACTCGTACAGCCGTGATGGTCGCGATCGCTAATGGTACATATTCCCCCAGCGAAGATCAAGTCATGCAGCAGTTGTACACGGCTTTAGAACAGCCCCAAGACATCCTAGAATCCTTACGCCACACCCTAGCACCAGCAAAACAGATTTCCACCCTAGCAGCACCCGCAGCACCTGCACAAGATGTACTCTGTCCCCTGCGTGACTGGCTAGACGGGCTAGAAATCCAAGATCCCAGAGTTGCCCGTTTTTTATGTAAAATGATTCCCTCCCAGTGTCCCTTTGAGCGGGATATCACCTTATTTGGACGCAAAATTGTACACATTCCGCCATTGTGTCAAATCAACCCATTGTATGAACAACTGGTGGGTTTACGTTTTCGCGCCCTCTCCTATTTAGCAGATGAATGTGGTGAGGATATTTCACCATATATTTAA
- a CDS encoding glutamate--cysteine ligase, translating into MKFYFGIEHEVAFLNKSGKFADFTENKFADFDQIVEKLPTYPNDYAQLRVGDAGIRQKRWYIEGFERFADSDKVIDCLPKGIEIRTTIHSDIQGALTELSESFHLLREVATGYGFSPVLTSFNPYKTVFEPQPPLNDYELQQLQTYPDEQTANIYMVTYGPDLNISVADLPIENVIDIGKKLTFYSPYIVPFSYSSPFYNGGLWDGLSVRTFVRTGKRSAALVFVEKQEQLINSIPSLTKIARIPAEVGRIEFKACDSCDDFSIYGALLALLKGLILDKTLLGRATIPDADLHQISAKQGFDNADIFAHAAQLLEVAEVSLADDSDVDLLTPLKVMLAKRKTKSHQLIEAYQGLGSIDEAIKQCYQDNIAVIS; encoded by the coding sequence ATGAAATTTTATTTTGGCATTGAGCATGAAGTCGCATTCCTGAACAAGTCAGGAAAATTTGCTGATTTTACCGAGAATAAATTCGCTGACTTTGATCAAATTGTGGAAAAACTGCCCACATACCCCAACGATTATGCACAATTGCGGGTTGGTGATGCTGGTATTAGGCAAAAAAGATGGTATATTGAAGGGTTTGAAAGATTTGCTGATTCTGACAAGGTGATTGACTGTCTACCTAAAGGTATTGAAATCAGAACCACTATTCACTCTGATATTCAAGGCGCTTTAACTGAATTATCAGAAAGTTTTCACTTGTTGCGTGAAGTGGCGACTGGCTACGGGTTTTCACCAGTTCTAACTAGTTTTAACCCCTATAAGACTGTATTTGAGCCTCAGCCCCCTTTAAATGATTATGAACTCCAACAATTACAGACTTATCCTGATGAACAAACTGCTAATATTTATATGGTAACTTATGGACCAGATTTAAATATTTCAGTGGCAGATTTACCAATTGAAAATGTGATTGATATTGGTAAAAAGTTAACTTTTTACAGTCCTTATATCGTTCCTTTTAGTTATAGTTCTCCTTTTTATAATGGGGGATTATGGGATGGTTTATCAGTACGAACTTTTGTCAGAACTGGAAAAAGATCCGCAGCGCTCGTGTTTGTGGAGAAACAAGAACAGCTAATTAATAGTATCCCTTCATTGACAAAAATTGCCCGCATTCCGGCTGAAGTGGGGCGCATTGAATTTAAAGCTTGTGATAGTTGCGATGATTTTTCTATCTATGGGGCTTTGTTGGCATTATTAAAAGGTTTGATATTAGATAAAACTTTGCTAGGTAGAGCAACTATACCTGATGCAGATTTACACCAAATTTCTGCAAAACAAGGCTTTGATAATGCAGATATTTTTGCTCATGCTGCACAGCTTTTAGAAGTAGCTGAAGTTTCTCTGGCTGATGATTCAGATGTGGATTTATTAACGCCATTAAAAGTTATGCTGGCAAAGCGGAAAACTAAATCCCATCAACTAATAGAGGCTTACCAAGGTTTAGGTTCCATAGATGAAGCTATCAAACAGTGTTATCAGGATAATATAGCGGTTATCAGTTGA
- a CDS encoding UbiD family decarboxylase: protein MARDLRGFIKILEQKGQLKRISALVDPEFEIAEISNRMLQQGGPGLLFENVKGASFPVAINLMGTVERICWAMNMEHPEELETLGKKLGMLQQPKPPKKISQAIDFGKVLFDVVKAKPGRDFFPACQQVVLQGDDLDLNKLPLIRPYINDAGKIITLGLVITKDCETGTPNVGVYRLQLQSQNTMTVHWLSVRGGARHLRKAAERGKKLEVAIALGVDPLIIMAAATPIPVDLSEWLFAGLYGGSGVNLAKCKTVDLEVPADSEFVLEGTITPGEVLPDGPFGDHMGYYGGVEDSPLVRFECMTHRKDPIYLTTFSGRPPKEEAMMAIALNRIYTPILRQQVSEIVDFFLPMEALSYKAAIISIDKAYPGQARRAALAFWSALPQFTYTKFVIVVDKDINIRDPRQVVWAISSKVDPSRDVFILPNTPFDTLDFASEKIGLGGRMGIDATTKIPPETDHEWGSPLESDPDIAAMVNRRWAEYGLADLKLGEVDPNLFGYDMR from the coding sequence ATGGCAAGAGACTTACGGGGATTCATCAAAATTCTAGAGCAAAAAGGACAATTAAAGAGAATTTCGGCTTTAGTTGACCCAGAGTTTGAAATTGCGGAAATTTCCAACCGGATGCTGCAACAAGGTGGTCCAGGGTTATTATTTGAGAACGTTAAAGGGGCATCATTCCCGGTGGCAATCAATTTGATGGGAACCGTGGAAAGGATATGCTGGGCAATGAATATGGAGCATCCAGAGGAGTTGGAAACTCTGGGTAAAAAGCTGGGTATGCTGCAACAACCAAAACCACCAAAAAAGATTTCCCAAGCTATAGATTTCGGAAAAGTGCTGTTTGATGTGGTGAAGGCTAAACCAGGAAGAGATTTTTTCCCAGCTTGTCAGCAAGTGGTGCTTCAAGGGGATGATTTGGATTTGAATAAGTTACCCTTAATTCGTCCTTATATTAATGATGCTGGCAAAATTATCACCCTAGGATTGGTAATTACAAAGGATTGTGAGACGGGTACGCCTAATGTAGGTGTGTATCGTTTGCAACTGCAATCTCAAAACACGATGACTGTTCACTGGTTATCTGTGCGCGGTGGGGCGAGACATTTACGCAAAGCGGCTGAACGTGGTAAAAAATTAGAAGTGGCGATCGCACTGGGTGTAGATCCTTTAATTATCATGGCAGCTGCGACACCCATTCCTGTAGATTTATCAGAATGGTTGTTTGCGGGACTTTATGGTGGTTCCGGTGTGAACTTAGCCAAGTGTAAAACCGTAGATTTAGAAGTTCCCGCCGACTCTGAGTTTGTTTTAGAAGGGACAATTACACCAGGGGAAGTGTTACCAGATGGCCCCTTTGGGGATCATATGGGTTACTACGGCGGCGTAGAAGATTCGCCATTGGTGCGCTTTGAGTGTATGACTCACCGCAAAGATCCAATTTATTTAACAACATTTAGCGGCCGTCCACCCAAAGAAGAAGCGATGATGGCGATCGCACTCAATCGGATTTACACTCCTATTCTGCGGCAACAAGTCTCCGAAATTGTCGATTTCTTCTTACCAATGGAAGCTTTGAGTTACAAAGCCGCGATTATTTCCATTGACAAAGCATATCCGGGACAAGCGCGACGGGCGGCCTTGGCGTTTTGGAGTGCCTTACCCCAATTTACATACACCAAATTTGTAATTGTCGTGGATAAAGATATAAATATTCGTGATCCGCGTCAAGTCGTGTGGGCGATTAGTTCCAAAGTTGACCCCAGTCGAGATGTATTTATTTTGCCGAATACACCCTTTGACACCTTGGATTTTGCCAGTGAGAAAATTGGTTTAGGTGGACGGATGGGAATTGATGCGACGACAAAGATTCCACCAGAAACAGACCACGAATGGGGTTCGCCCTTAGAATCAGATCCAGATATTGCCGCGATGGTAAACAGACGATGGGCTGAGTATGGTTTAGCAGATTTAAAATTAGGAGAAGTCGATCCCAATTTGTTCGGGTATGATATGCGGTAG
- the hisF gene encoding imidazole glycerol phosphate synthase subunit HisF: protein MLSKRILPCLDVKAGRVVKGVNFVDLKDAGDPVELAKVYNEAGADELVFLDITATHEDRDTIIDVVYRTAEQVFIPLTVGGGIQSLENVKDLLRAGADKVSINSAAVRDPDLINRASDRFGNQCIVVAIDARRRIDPHNPGWDVYVRGGRENTGLDALRWAQEVERRGAGELLITSMDADGTQAGYDLGLTRAIAESVQVPVVASGGAGNCEHIYTALTEGKAEAALLASLLHYGQLSVAEIKNYLHAHSVPVRLCS, encoded by the coding sequence ATGTTATCTAAAAGAATCTTACCGTGCTTAGATGTGAAGGCGGGACGGGTTGTAAAAGGAGTTAACTTTGTAGACCTTAAGGATGCAGGTGATCCGGTGGAACTAGCAAAGGTTTACAACGAAGCCGGTGCTGACGAGTTAGTGTTTCTGGATATTACGGCGACTCATGAAGACCGGGATACAATTATAGATGTGGTGTACCGCACTGCTGAACAGGTCTTTATTCCGTTGACTGTGGGTGGTGGGATTCAATCCTTAGAAAATGTTAAAGATTTGTTACGAGCAGGCGCTGACAAGGTTAGTATTAATTCAGCGGCGGTACGTGATCCTGACTTAATTAATCGGGCAAGCGATCGCTTTGGTAATCAGTGCATAGTGGTTGCAATTGATGCCAGACGCAGGATTGATCCCCACAATCCAGGCTGGGATGTGTACGTGCGAGGTGGTAGAGAAAATACTGGCTTAGATGCCTTACGTTGGGCGCAAGAAGTGGAAAGACGAGGTGCAGGGGAATTACTGATCACCAGTATGGATGCTGATGGTACTCAAGCTGGCTACGACTTAGGGCTGACAAGAGCGATCGCCGAATCCGTACAAGTTCCCGTCGTGGCTTCTGGTGGCGCAGGTAATTGTGAACATATTTATACGGCATTAACAGAGGGTAAAGCCGAAGCAGCATTACTAGCATCATTACTGCATTACGGACAATTAAGCGTGGCAGAAATTAAAAACTATTTGCACGCTCATTCAGTACCAGTACGGTTGTGTTCTTGA